Proteins from a genomic interval of Niabella soli DSM 19437:
- a CDS encoding sialate O-acetylesterase: protein MDIRITQSLKRSVLLLVVAAVSGTSMAQLTMPHFFSDHMVLKSDSSTVFWGWSKPGRTVQIKASWLPDTLTTVAAGTSKWKTVLPTAKAGGPYHIVIISEKDTLKIDDVLMGEVWICSGQSNMQRSAKEKLPQMLDALHGPFNNNIRILNVRDIAAPWPQENIYDQWSLCDSQSLRPFTAIGYFFAQKLNQKLNVPVGIINASWGGTCAEVWLPAGEVLSDSLLAQKARLQTIAPRKPNLPGQAWNAMVYPFVGYGISGALWYQGENNTVSWDGYAALFSKLIQSWRSNWKADFPFFFAQIAPYNYKNKGIQKGALVREAQGQVALSVKKTGMVLTSDLVNDINDIHPLMKKEVALRMADLALADVYHQTAKNVQSPVYKDYTIEKDKVIISFHHMEQERLLVKGGRINDLYIAGADQKFLPADYKIKGNRLVVFNSRIKKPVSVRYAFSDTALTNLYSTNGLPVSLFRLDKWEVPTNN from the coding sequence ATGGATATAAGAATCACTCAATCACTAAAAAGAAGCGTACTCTTGTTGGTTGTTGCAGCAGTTTCCGGAACGAGCATGGCGCAGCTCACTATGCCGCATTTTTTTTCCGATCATATGGTGTTGAAAAGCGATTCCTCAACCGTGTTTTGGGGCTGGAGCAAACCGGGCCGCACGGTTCAAATAAAAGCCAGTTGGCTGCCAGATACATTAACAACCGTGGCGGCAGGTACTTCTAAATGGAAAACAGTGCTGCCTACAGCCAAAGCCGGCGGCCCGTATCATATTGTAATTATTTCCGAAAAAGACACTTTGAAAATCGATGATGTGTTGATGGGCGAGGTCTGGATCTGCTCCGGTCAATCCAATATGCAGCGCAGTGCCAAAGAAAAATTGCCACAGATGCTCGATGCACTGCACGGGCCCTTCAATAACAATATCCGGATATTGAACGTAAGGGATATTGCTGCCCCGTGGCCACAGGAAAATATTTATGATCAGTGGTCGCTTTGTGATTCCCAGTCTTTACGGCCCTTTACGGCCATCGGCTATTTTTTTGCTCAAAAGCTGAATCAAAAACTAAATGTTCCGGTAGGTATTATCAATGCCAGTTGGGGCGGCACTTGTGCCGAAGTATGGTTGCCTGCCGGCGAGGTACTGTCGGATTCCCTGCTGGCACAAAAAGCACGGTTGCAAACCATTGCCCCGCGTAAGCCCAACCTTCCGGGCCAGGCGTGGAATGCTATGGTCTATCCCTTTGTGGGTTATGGCATTTCCGGGGCCTTATGGTACCAGGGTGAGAATAATACGGTCTCCTGGGATGGATATGCCGCCCTCTTCAGTAAACTGATTCAATCCTGGCGGAGCAACTGGAAGGCCGATTTTCCTTTTTTCTTTGCACAGATAGCGCCTTACAATTATAAGAATAAAGGCATTCAGAAGGGGGCGCTGGTGCGCGAAGCGCAGGGCCAGGTGGCGCTTTCCGTTAAAAAAACAGGAATGGTATTGACCTCGGACCTGGTAAATGATATCAATGATATTCACCCGTTGATGAAAAAAGAAGTGGCGCTGCGTATGGCGGATCTGGCCCTGGCTGATGTGTATCATCAAACGGCAAAAAATGTGCAGTCGCCGGTGTATAAAGATTATACCATTGAGAAGGATAAAGTGATCATCTCGTTCCATCATATGGAGCAGGAGCGGTTACTGGTAAAAGGTGGCCGCATTAATGACCTGTATATAGCGGGGGCCGATCAAAAATTCCTGCCAGCAGATTACAAGATAAAAGGGAACCGGCTGGTGGTATTTAATTCCCGGATTAAAAAACCCGTTTCGGTGCGCTATGCTTTTTCGGATACCGCCCTAACCAACCTGTACTCAACCAACGGACTGCCCGTATCATTGTTCCGGTTGGATAAATGGGAGGTGCCCACAAATAATTAG
- a CDS encoding substrate-binding domain-containing protein translates to MRIIYCFLFCQLFFSCIPKDQRTLATASVKDSAQAYVSRKDLSKITVGYCTPSLNAPFYVALEQAVRTNVLHYGMGYLSTDGQGDINKQVLAVEDLLAKGIKVLILNPLDPKALVPVVKKAKQQGVLVFIVDSFIDPDAPYISSVVANNELNGELLGEWVINNSKKPHLNIALISGNQGNPVGREKRLGFVRGLADAQLHNENRVDFTILTQGWGGWTNNGGLKAMEDILVAHKEVNILFAENDAMAIGALKTIKEMGLQQQIAVVGVDGQKEAYQLIKQGAYSVTAQNSPDILGGDMVRVVARYLNGEQGIKQVNYTRSVVIDRQNVDQFYNPNSLF, encoded by the coding sequence ATGAGGATTATTTATTGTTTTTTATTTTGCCAGTTATTTTTTTCCTGTATTCCCAAGGATCAGCGTACCCTTGCAACAGCTTCCGTTAAGGACAGCGCGCAAGCCTATGTTTCAAGGAAAGACCTTTCAAAAATAACGGTGGGCTATTGTACCCCCTCCCTGAATGCGCCTTTTTATGTTGCGTTAGAGCAGGCCGTAAGAACGAATGTTTTGCATTATGGAATGGGATACCTTTCCACAGATGGGCAGGGCGACATTAACAAACAGGTACTGGCGGTGGAAGACCTGCTGGCGAAGGGAATAAAGGTGCTCATCCTTAATCCCCTCGATCCCAAGGCATTGGTGCCCGTGGTTAAAAAAGCCAAACAGCAGGGGGTGCTGGTATTTATTGTGGATAGTTTTATTGATCCGGATGCGCCTTACATTTCCAGTGTTGTGGCCAACAACGAATTAAACGGAGAGCTGCTGGGCGAATGGGTGATAAATAATAGTAAGAAACCACATTTGAATATAGCCCTCATCAGCGGCAACCAGGGAAACCCGGTGGGCCGGGAAAAACGATTAGGGTTTGTAAGGGGATTGGCGGATGCCCAGTTGCACAATGAAAACAGGGTGGACTTTACCATTCTGACCCAGGGTTGGGGCGGGTGGACCAATAACGGTGGCCTTAAGGCAATGGAAGATATTTTGGTGGCACATAAAGAGGTAAATATTCTTTTTGCTGAAAACGATGCAATGGCCATTGGAGCGCTGAAAACCATTAAGGAAATGGGGTTGCAGCAACAGATTGCTGTGGTGGGTGTGGACGGACAAAAAGAAGCGTATCAACTGATCAAACAGGGGGCATACAGCGTTACGGCGCAGAATAGCCCCGATATACTGGGTGGAGATATGGTGAGGGTTGTAGCCCGCTATTTAAATGGGGAACAAGGCATCAAACAGGTAAACTACACCAGGTCTGTTGTTATTGACCGGCAGAATGTGGATCAATTCTATAACCCCAACTCTTTATTCTGA
- a CDS encoding sugar ABC transporter ATP-binding protein has protein sequence MIELKNISKSYGGARALDDVSLTVEFGKIHALLGENGAGKSTLMKVLSGAIQKDSGSIYINGVEREISTPKAAQDEGIGIIYQEFSLVPELTASENIFLNQLGQSFWINWNHLHKKADELVKSLGFSLDVKKKVAALSVAEQQVVEIAKALTTDSKLIILDEPSDVLGPHEVTILYKVLEQLKKKNIAIIYISHHLHEILQISDSITVLRDGKTIATVENRELNSDKLISMMLGKELLRTVRKPGDIPVNGSVFKVSGIKLPMAAAAIELTARSGEILGIAGLVGSGRTELLRAIFGADAAEGKRIYMNEDRTTATSPRISVANGIGMVPEDRKKEGGILDQSIRNNISVTNYKSINKGWGFIRSNAEAKNVQTLIDRLKIKCTSAAAAVNSLSGGNQQKVILAKWINSGADILLIDEPTRGVDVGARAQIYDILFELANKGKTLIVVSSDLEELMTLCDRIVVMKKGALTGEVLKKDFSEEKLLRLAIEGRNPNL, from the coding sequence ATGATTGAGCTTAAAAATATCTCCAAATCATATGGCGGCGCCCGGGCGCTGGATGATGTTAGCCTGACCGTGGAATTTGGGAAAATACACGCTTTGCTGGGAGAGAACGGGGCCGGTAAATCTACCTTGATGAAGGTTCTTTCCGGCGCTATTCAAAAAGATTCGGGTTCCATTTATATAAACGGCGTGGAACGGGAGATCAGTACGCCTAAAGCTGCGCAGGACGAGGGAATAGGGATCATTTACCAGGAATTTTCATTGGTGCCGGAACTGACCGCTTCCGAAAATATATTCTTAAATCAGTTGGGCCAATCCTTTTGGATCAATTGGAACCATTTGCATAAAAAGGCGGATGAACTGGTAAAAAGTTTGGGCTTCAGTCTGGACGTGAAAAAGAAAGTGGCAGCATTAAGTGTGGCCGAACAGCAGGTTGTAGAAATCGCCAAAGCGCTTACTACGGATAGTAAGCTGATCATACTGGACGAACCTTCAGATGTACTGGGCCCACACGAGGTAACGATATTGTACAAGGTATTGGAACAACTGAAAAAGAAGAATATTGCTATTATTTATATCTCTCATCATCTTCATGAGATTTTACAGATCTCAGACAGTATAACGGTTTTAAGGGATGGAAAGACGATTGCAACGGTGGAGAACCGGGAGCTGAATAGCGACAAACTGATTTCGATGATGCTGGGTAAAGAGCTGCTGCGCACTGTTCGCAAGCCCGGAGATATTCCCGTTAATGGTTCGGTATTCAAAGTATCTGGCATAAAACTACCAATGGCCGCCGCAGCAATCGAGCTCACCGCCCGGTCCGGCGAAATACTGGGTATTGCCGGGTTAGTAGGCTCAGGCAGAACAGAATTATTACGGGCCATTTTTGGAGCAGATGCGGCCGAGGGAAAGAGGATCTATATGAATGAGGATCGGACTACGGCAACTTCGCCCAGGATCAGTGTGGCTAACGGTATCGGAATGGTGCCGGAAGACCGTAAAAAAGAAGGCGGGATACTCGATCAAAGTATCCGGAATAACATATCTGTTACCAACTATAAAAGTATAAACAAAGGTTGGGGATTTATCAGGAGCAATGCCGAAGCGAAAAATGTACAAACGCTGATTGACCGGCTTAAAATAAAATGCACTTCTGCAGCGGCTGCGGTTAATTCCCTTAGCGGCGGGAACCAGCAAAAAGTGATCCTGGCAAAATGGATCAATAGCGGTGCTGATATCCTTTTGATAGACGAACCTACCCGCGGGGTTGATGTGGGCGCGCGCGCGCAGATCTATGATATTTTATTTGAGCTGGCCAATAAGGGAAAAACATTGATTGTTGTTTCTTCTGATCTGGAAGAACTGATGACACTATGCGACCGGATTGTAGTGATGAAAAAAGGCGCACTGACCGGCGAGGTATTAAAAAAGGATTTTTCTGAAGAAAAACTACTCAGACTAGCGATAGAAGGAAGGAACCCTAATTTATAA
- a CDS encoding ABC transporter permease has product MERIKGGLSQYNTVLIFVLMLIVSGLITENFFTANNISNLIRQSAPIGLVSMGMLLVILTGGIDLSVGSVVAMIGVTFSLLSYVVYFPAAFLLSLLIGCGIGCLSGYLVAYRKIASFIVTLALMSMVRGGGYLLSKGAPISVGPYSAKILTLGTGSLLGVPVAAIVLMGVFMVLFVLLRYNIFGRLILAIGSNEEAVRLSGVAVKRTKFAVYVICAALTALAALLMVGRTGVGTPNIGVGLELDAIAAVVIGGAALAGGKGSVLNTLLGVFILSMIGNVMNLLDITSYLQQIIKGVIIIAAVLFQRN; this is encoded by the coding sequence ATGGAACGCATAAAAGGCGGCTTATCCCAATATAATACGGTGCTCATTTTTGTATTAATGCTGATCGTATCGGGGCTGATAACGGAAAACTTTTTTACAGCAAATAATATTTCCAACCTCATCCGGCAATCGGCTCCTATCGGGCTGGTTAGCATGGGCATGTTGTTGGTGATCCTTACAGGAGGGATCGATCTTTCGGTGGGTTCTGTTGTGGCAATGATCGGAGTCACTTTTTCGCTTTTAAGCTATGTGGTTTATTTTCCCGCTGCGTTCCTTTTATCTCTTTTAATTGGCTGTGGCATAGGTTGCCTCTCGGGCTATCTGGTGGCCTACCGGAAGATTGCATCCTTTATTGTAACGCTTGCCCTGATGTCGATGGTCAGGGGGGGCGGGTACCTGCTTTCGAAAGGAGCACCCATCAGCGTTGGGCCCTATTCTGCAAAGATCCTGACGCTGGGCACCGGCAGCCTTTTGGGCGTTCCCGTGGCGGCTATTGTATTAATGGGCGTATTTATGGTGCTGTTTGTTTTATTGAGGTATAATATTTTTGGAAGGCTCATACTGGCAATCGGATCTAATGAAGAGGCGGTGCGGTTATCCGGCGTAGCCGTAAAAAGAACAAAGTTTGCCGTGTATGTTATCTGTGCGGCATTAACAGCGTTAGCGGCCCTGTTAATGGTTGGACGAACAGGTGTGGGCACGCCTAATATAGGGGTGGGGCTGGAGCTGGATGCCATAGCCGCGGTCGTAATAGGAGGCGCTGCGCTGGCAGGTGGAAAGGGATCGGTGCTGAACACACTGTTGGGGGTATTCATATTAAGCATGATCGGTAATGTGATGAACCTGCTGGATATTACTTCTTATCTCCAGCAGATCATTAAAGGCGTTATCATTATTGCCGCTGTATTGTTTCAAAGAAATTAA
- a CDS encoding mannitol dehydrogenase family protein, which translates to MELNYKNAALQEPSLQAVFEKTTPPYPILHFGVGGFHRAHQAWALQGLLNDRRPELEHWGITGVGVLPQDAAFAKTFRNQDCLYFLQRFAPEGLRDTQLISSIKEMLHVSEDYETILARIAAPETRIISFTITEGGYNVDYTTNTFIWDTPVVQEDLLRRDVPKTVFRVLAEGLKKRSMADGGAIVLMSCDNVQHNGDILRLALIEFLKRFDPSLIDWVAQHVTFVKTMVDRITPATTRAQKEAFEKTGGFHDQCLVVCEEYFQWIIEEHPGLAGLPLRDMGATVVKEVAPYEKMKLRLLNGGHSLTGLLGEALGYDRIHTAIKDDNINAVFQRYCSEEVIPTLDPIAAVHYPDYVQQLVYRFGNPMINDSTARIISGSTDKLPKFVLPVISEQLKRQTPKIKCGVLILAAWYYYLEEAFKKDQMEEVQDLNRELLLALFSEPDWDACQFITRLPVLHTLQREPVVQTLFLEYVQALRVGEIHLLINQLLH; encoded by the coding sequence ATGGAACTGAATTATAAAAACGCAGCGTTGCAGGAACCGTCGTTGCAGGCAGTTTTTGAAAAAACGACGCCCCCTTATCCCATATTACATTTTGGGGTGGGCGGGTTCCACCGGGCGCACCAGGCATGGGCCTTGCAAGGTTTGTTAAACGACCGGCGGCCGGAATTGGAACATTGGGGAATTACAGGAGTGGGCGTGTTGCCGCAGGATGCTGCTTTTGCAAAAACATTCCGCAACCAGGATTGCCTGTATTTTCTGCAACGCTTCGCCCCGGAAGGCTTGCGTGATACGCAATTGATCTCATCAATCAAGGAAATGCTGCATGTTTCCGAAGATTATGAAACGATCTTAGCCCGCATAGCAGCGCCGGAAACCCGCATTATCAGTTTTACCATAACCGAGGGCGGCTATAATGTGGATTATACTACCAACACTTTTATATGGGATACCCCGGTTGTTCAGGAAGATCTATTACGAAGAGATGTTCCCAAAACGGTTTTTCGTGTTTTGGCAGAAGGGCTGAAAAAACGCAGCATGGCAGACGGCGGGGCGATTGTGCTAATGTCCTGCGATAATGTGCAGCATAACGGAGACATACTCCGGTTGGCATTGATAGAATTTTTAAAACGCTTTGATCCTTCCCTAATAGATTGGGTGGCGCAGCACGTTACTTTCGTTAAAACAATGGTAGACCGGATCACGCCGGCAACCACCCGGGCGCAAAAGGAGGCATTTGAAAAAACCGGCGGCTTTCATGACCAGTGCCTGGTAGTTTGTGAAGAATATTTTCAATGGATTATCGAAGAACATCCTGGCCTTGCCGGCCTCCCCTTGCGGGATATGGGAGCCACAGTGGTGAAAGAAGTAGCGCCTTATGAAAAGATGAAGCTGCGCCTGTTAAATGGCGGCCATTCACTGACCGGGCTTTTAGGAGAGGCATTAGGATATGACCGGATCCATACAGCTATAAAAGATGATAACATCAACGCTGTTTTTCAGCGCTATTGTTCCGAGGAGGTTATACCAACGCTTGATCCCATTGCCGCAGTTCATTACCCGGATTATGTGCAGCAACTGGTATACCGGTTCGGTAACCCTATGATCAACGACAGCACCGCCCGCATCATCTCCGGCTCTACAGATAAATTGCCAAAGTTTGTATTGCCCGTTATCAGCGAGCAGTTGAAAAGGCAAACCCCCAAAATTAAATGCGGTGTGCTGATATTGGCTGCCTGGTATTATTATTTAGAGGAAGCGTTCAAAAAAGATCAGATGGAAGAAGTGCAGGACCTGAACAGGGAACTGTTGCTGGCTCTTTTTTCGGAACCCGACTGGGATGCCTGCCAGTTTATAACCCGGCTGCCTGTGCTGCATACGCTGCAGCGCGAGCCGGTAGTACAAACCCTGTTTCTTGAGTATGTACAGGCTTTGAGGGTGGGGGAGATACATTTATTAATAAACCAATTGCTACATTGA
- a CDS encoding PfkB family carbohydrate kinase, producing the protein MKNKVICFGEVLWDDFGTTKTIGGAPLNVGYHLSKLAIEPVIVSQVGKDEPGRGLLQQLDQWQLVADYCVVSDVHPTSTVNVQLLENGEVTYTITENVAWDFVEYDNELAGKIKEADAFIYGTLAARTPYTRATLLRYLEHAKWRVLDLNLRPPYTDRETLLLLIRSCHSLKLNRGELDFIGSFLGKGIETEAEGAALIFAAFDNIEEIILTKGEKGAAYYNRKEQWSIEGLTVPVMDTVGSGDAFLAAFVGGKLKGRTHRRQMEDAVVLSAFIATRQGACPSYTPATVQKFKEKYYEANV; encoded by the coding sequence ATGAAAAATAAGGTCATTTGTTTTGGAGAGGTGTTGTGGGATGATTTTGGCACCACAAAAACGATTGGCGGGGCTCCGCTGAATGTAGGCTATCATCTTTCCAAATTAGCCATTGAGCCCGTCATTGTTTCACAGGTAGGAAAGGATGAACCCGGCCGGGGCCTCCTGCAGCAATTAGATCAATGGCAATTAGTCGCTGATTATTGTGTGGTGTCTGATGTGCATCCCACCTCAACCGTGAACGTGCAGCTCCTGGAAAACGGGGAAGTAACTTATACGATTACTGAAAATGTTGCATGGGATTTTGTTGAGTATGATAATGAACTGGCGGGTAAAATAAAAGAAGCGGATGCGTTCATTTATGGCACGCTTGCCGCCAGGACCCCGTATACACGGGCTACGCTGCTCCGGTACCTGGAACATGCAAAATGGCGGGTGCTGGATCTGAACCTGAGACCTCCTTATACAGATAGGGAAACATTGTTATTGCTCATCCGGTCCTGTCATAGTTTAAAACTGAATCGGGGCGAATTAGATTTTATTGGATCATTTTTAGGGAAAGGAATAGAAACAGAGGCGGAGGGGGCGGCCCTTATTTTTGCTGCCTTTGACAATATAGAAGAGATCATTCTTACAAAAGGAGAAAAGGGGGCGGCTTATTATAACAGGAAAGAACAATGGAGCATTGAGGGGCTTACCGTTCCGGTAATGGATACGGTTGGCAGCGGAGATGCTTTTCTTGCGGCGTTTGTAGGAGGAAAACTGAAGGGGCGTACCCATCGCCGGCAAATGGAAGATGCGGTTGTATTAAGTGCCTTCATCGCCACCCGGCAGGGAGCCTGCCCCTCCTACACGCCTGCAACGGTACAAAAATTTAAAGAAAAGTATTATGAGGCAAATGTTTAA
- a CDS encoding glycerophosphodiester phosphodiesterase family protein, translating to MRQMFKQITTTVAMIALLVTGLAAQSGLHTTPIKSMAALQQYFHYEPDKPVLISGHRGGLLPGFPENSIEAMEKTLSLMPSFFEIDPRYTKDSVMVLMHDDAMERVTNMKGKVSELTYAQLSKARLKDRQGNITSYKIPTLREALDWGKDKTIFNLDNKNIPWSKYVELFKGGAYPNIILSVRSMKEAFYYYKNLDNVLLCVAIKNQEDLEAFKKTGIPYNRIIAYVGDSVSRNTDEICRWLHQKGVMCFYSFPPSFDKLKTEAERLKAYCAELIKRPDIIETDYPALFSGAGDK from the coding sequence ATGAGGCAAATGTTTAAACAGATCACAACTACGGTAGCAATGATAGCATTGCTCGTAACCGGACTTGCAGCGCAGAGCGGTCTTCATACAACGCCCATTAAAAGTATGGCAGCGTTGCAGCAATATTTTCATTATGAGCCTGACAAGCCGGTGCTGATCTCCGGCCACCGGGGCGGGTTGTTGCCTGGTTTCCCTGAAAACAGTATTGAGGCTATGGAAAAGACCTTAAGCCTGATGCCTTCGTTTTTTGAAATTGATCCCCGGTACACCAAGGACAGCGTAATGGTACTGATGCATGATGACGCAATGGAGCGCGTCACCAATATGAAGGGAAAAGTTAGCGAACTTACCTATGCGCAGTTGTCGAAAGCAAGGTTAAAAGACCGGCAGGGAAATATAACTTCTTATAAAATTCCGACACTCCGGGAGGCGTTGGATTGGGGAAAGGATAAAACCATTTTTAACCTGGATAATAAGAATATTCCGTGGTCAAAATATGTGGAGTTATTTAAAGGCGGCGCTTATCCGAATATTATCCTCAGCGTTCGCTCCATGAAGGAAGCGTTCTATTATTATAAGAACCTGGATAATGTTTTATTATGCGTGGCGATAAAAAATCAGGAAGATCTGGAGGCCTTCAAAAAAACGGGGATACCGTATAACCGGATCATTGCCTATGTGGGGGATTCTGTTTCGCGTAATACGGATGAGATCTGCCGGTGGCTGCACCAGAAGGGGGTGATGTGCTTTTATTCTTTTCCACCCAGCTTTGATAAACTTAAAACAGAGGCGGAACGGTTGAAAGCCTATTGCGCAGAATTGATAAAACGACCGGATATTATAGAGACCGACTATCCTGCCTTATTTTCCGGGGCAGGCGATAAATAG